From a single Paramisgurnus dabryanus chromosome 17, PD_genome_1.1, whole genome shotgun sequence genomic region:
- the LOC141280968 gene encoding uncharacterized protein, whose product MRGGAQRRTRARVTNQIRATIIDHVINHGLSYREAGERVQPNLSRDTVASIVRIFRETNRIERLPPSGGRGQLLNEEQELAIVNIVVADNEIKLKDIQSRVVEDNLVFANIAAISITTISRTLAKHRVRMKQLYKVPFERNSERIKELRHQYVQRVMELEANQVPHEIIYVDEAGFNLAKRRRRGRNIIGKRATVTVPGQRGANITMCAAISNNGPLLHKCEIGPYNTDRLLLFLEELHERLVPEVERGQVGDHLAIYVITWDNVAFHHSSAVTAWFDAHPRMMSLFLAPYSPFLNPIEEFFSAWRWKVFDHRPHDQMTLLDAMGAACQDITAEHCQGWIRHAKRFFPRCLAREDIRCDVDENMWPNAEDRAD is encoded by the exons ATGCGTGGTGGTGCTCAAAGAAGGACCAGAGCTAGGGTAACTAATCAAATAAGAGCTACTATCATTGACCATGTCATAAACCATGGGCTATCATACAGAGAGGCTGGTGAAAGAGTACAGCCAAATCTCAGCCGTGACACAGTGGCATCCATTGTCCGTATTTTCAGAGAAACCAACAG GATTGAACGTCTACCTCCCTCAGGGGGCAGAGGACAGCTCCTAAATGAAGAACAGGAACTAGCTATTGTTAACATAGTAGTTGCTGACAATGAAATAAAACTGAAGGACATTCAGTCCAGAGTTGTAGAGGACAACCTTGTCTTTGCGAACATTGCAGCAATCAGCATAACAACCATTTCTCGGACTCTAGCTAAACACAGAGTCCGAATGAAACAACTATACAAAGTTCCCTTTGAAAGGAACAGTGAGCGCATCAAAGAACTCCGTCACCAATATGTCCAG AGAGTCATGGAGTTGGAGGCCAATCAAGTCCCACATGAAATTATCTATGTTGATGAGGCTGGCTTCAACTTGGCGAAAAGGCGTCGCCGTGGGAGAAACATAATTGGCAAAAGGGCCACAGTCACTGTGCCGGGCCAGAGAGGAGCCAACATCACCATGTGCGCTGCAATCTCCAACAACGGTCCACTCCTACATAAATGTGAGATTGGCCCCTACAACACCGACCGGCTTCTCCTATTTTTAGAAGAACTACACGAAAGACTGGTGCCAGAAGTAGAAAGGGGACAGGTGGGAGACCATTTGGCAATATATGTGATCACATGGGACAATGTGGCATTCCACCATTCCAGTGCAGTCACAGCCTGGTTTGACGCCCATCCAAGGATGATGTCCCTTTTCCTTGCCCCTTACTCCCCTTTCCTCAACCCCATTGAAGAGTTTTTTTCAGCCTGGAGATGGAAGGTTTTTGACCATCGTCCACATGACCAAATGACCCTCCTGGATGCAATGGGTGCTGCATGCCAAGACATCACAGCTGAACACTGCCAGGGGTGGATAAGGCATGCAAAAAGATTCTTCCCAAGGTGCCTTGCCAGAGAAGATATCAGGTGTGATGTGGATGAGAACATGTGGCCAAATGCAGAAGACCGGGCAGATTAG
- the LOC141280965 gene encoding uncharacterized protein, which translates to MLLNLISRLIESKDCFITRTSTKETSSCNKQVTKQQVTENQQQMALLRELPHDHCESGDLDREAKSPIHTYVPKSRSTVRLAPVIVKNRRTEIEVDNEEEYEENGERRTRTVTKMVKKYVLHRTYQPATPEQIDKWSRELPDVYKHPRKVWQVLQRLHKIYTLHPLDGVVILNVNLRDSDQNRLTESVSIKVGESQENIEAGWEAVKTFLFEIKPAEINWGKITSCMQETGESVTEFEDRFKQTWLEHAGLNDSEDFNKDTGMPLKTAFVNALKPEISKALKMRYDDWDSIGVAFNQLVEWSTKIERTQDVQLRALQTKSVKSNKRVEHHKHTSANTKHGRCRYCNKEGHWIRDCSLKLRDQNVDEDHLDRRFQQLTVEQKQTLLKAVALQQN; encoded by the coding sequence ATGTTGCTAAATTTGATTTCAAGACTAATTGAATCAAAAGACTGTTTTATAACAAGGACATCAACTAAAGAAACTAGCAGCTGCAACAAGCAAGTAACTAAACAACAAGTTACTGAAAATCAACAACAAATGGCTCTGCTGAGAGAGCTACCACATGATCACTGTGAAAGCGGTGATTTAGATAGAGAGGCTAAATCACCTATTCACACCTATGTCCCAAAGAGCAGATCTACGGTCAGACTCGCTCCTGTTATTGTCAAAAACAGAAGGACTGAAATTGAAGTTGACAATGAGGAGGAGTATGAGGAGAATGGAGAGAGACGAACTCGCACTGTGACAAAAATGGTGAAGAAATATGTTCTGCATAGAACATACCAGCCAGCAACACCTGAGCAGATTGACAAATGGTCAAGGGAACTGCCAGATGTATACAAGCATCCACGGAAGGTTTGGCAAGTTCTACAAAGACTGCACAAAATCTACACACTACATCCATTAGATGGAGTAGTCATTCTCAATGTCAATTTGAGGGACAGTGACCAAAACAGGCTTACTGAAAGTGTCAGCATCAAAGTTGGTGAGTCTCAAGAGAACATTGAAGCCGGATGGGAAGCCGTAAAGACATtcttatttgaaataaaacctgCAGAGATTAATTGGGGTAAAATTACATCTTGCATGCAGGAGACAGGGGAAAGTGTGACAGAGTTTGAAGATCGCTTTAAACAAACTTGGCTGGAACATGCTGGTTTGAATGACAGTGAGGATTTTAACAAGGACACTGGTATGCctttaaaaactgcatttgtAAATGCACTGAAACCAGAGATCTCTAAAGCTCTGAAAATGCGTTATGATGACTGGGACAGCATTGGGGTTGCTTTTAATCAGCTGGTTGAATGGTCAACAAAGATTGAAAGAACACAAGATGTCCAGCTGAGAGCCTTACAAACAAAATCTGTGAAGAGCAACAAGAGAGTGGAacatcacaaacacacaagtGCAAACACCAAACATGGAAGATGCAGGTATTGCAACAAGGAAGGACACTGGATTCGAGATTGCAGCCTGAAATTAAGAGACCAAAATGTTGATGAGGACCACCTGGATAGAAGATTTCAGCAGCTGACAGTAGAACAAAAACAGACTCTACTGAAAGCTGTTGCACTTCAGCAAAACTAA